From the genome of Xiphophorus hellerii strain 12219 chromosome 11, Xiphophorus_hellerii-4.1, whole genome shotgun sequence, one region includes:
- the chmp1b gene encoding charged multivesicular body protein 1b, with product MPSMEKNLFNLKFAAKELQRNSKKCDKEEKLEKAKVKKAIQKGNMEVARIHAENAIRQKNQSVNFLRMSARVDAVAARVQTAVTMNQVTKSMAGVVKGMDATLKSMNLEKISALMDKFEHQFETLDVQTAQMEDTMSSTTTLTTPQNQVESLLHEMADEAGLDLNMELPQGQTGSVGTSVASAEQDELSQRLAKLRDQM from the exons ATGCCGAGTATGGAAA aaaatctCTTCAATCTAAAGTTTGCTGCCAAAGAGCTACAAAGAAATTCAAAGAAATGTGACAAAGAGGAAAAATTAGAGAAGGCAAAAGTCAAGAAG GCCATCCAGAAGGGGAACATGGAAGTGGCGAGGATCCACGCGGAGAACGCCATCAGACAGAAGAATCAGTCTGTGAACTTCCTGAGGATGAGCGCCCGAGTCGACGCCGTGGCAGCGAGAGTCCAGACGGCGGTTACAATGAACCAG GTCACAAAATCTATGGCCGGAGTGGTGAAAGGCATGGATGCCACTCTGAAGAGTATGAATCTCGAAAAG aTTTCAGCTCTCATGGATAAATTTGAACATCAGTTTGAAACTCTGGACGTCCAGACTGCTCAGATGGAAGACACCATGAGCAGCACGACGACTCTCACAACACCACAG AATCAAGTGGAGTCGTTGCTGCATGAAATGGCAGATGAAGCAGG GTTGGACCTGAACATGGAACTCCCTCAAGGACAGACAGGATCTGTGGGTACCAGCGTAGCCTCTGcagagcag GACGAACTGTCTCAAAGGCTCGCCAAGCTCAGAGATCAGATGTGA
- the LOC116728493 gene encoding uncharacterized protein LOC116728493 encodes MEHKTEKRFHNLTHEQVEALDKVLTEVIPIHGRGNFPTLQVRAKDIIRVVKDRLLERDIQVKDIRLNGATASHVLVRDNGLGYRDLDIIFGVELPRQEDFQVIKEVVLGSLRDLLPCGVNRRKITCLTMKEAYVQKMVKVFNEHDRWSLILLSNNRSKTVGLRFVSSLRRQFEFSVDSFQIILDRMLESYWESDRREEGKLPLNARNSSKRHSSKDKNKLQEQSSSRQDVKENAEKDGEMATNSGPSSPDEAVPPFERKDEDTDHAAGKYEAKGPEGNSLQQVEDDVGGSEGVHSEEDMSGVFELCEESTEQKELFDGDYPLEASSKAFFPDARDPLMTRPCLKLQTTEEVSIINTEPSTSEEIAHFETSTKLEVNIMNCKMENTPTLQDSLCEYSFPPPAKKTCSTSQDIVPDYCPSPKLQRKMSRKLISQPEKWSLLTDVSDLTTQLFSPIEVVKPLQPKPPVPDSVDVHGSNALCPESEHFEGKDTLTVPSYSPELTPQEGAGSSDSPEQTVKPKHLKKPPDLKTQRTTVLTPQVDDQGPERLDTVPDSVPCVSVESEPVITVEAECMYGDFEQAMDHLRQRLIATHNPEEIRGGGLLKYSDLLVRNFQPASETEIKSLERYMCSRFFIDFPDVSEQQRKIEAYLQCHFIGSEEASKYDYLMTLRRVIDESTVCLMGHERRQTLNMITVLALKVLGEQNAIPNTANVTCFYQPAPYVSEPIYNSYYIPQAQPPLVYHPYPLHVHMQSGLV; translated from the coding sequence ATGgagcataaaactgaaaagaggTTCCACAACCTGACCCATGAGCAAGTCGAAGCTCTCGACAAAGTGCTGACTGAGGTGATCCCGATCCATGGGCGAGGAAATTTCCCCACACTGCAGGTGAGAGCCAAAGACATCATCCGTGTGGTGAAAGATCGACTGTTGGAGAGGGACATCCAGGTTAAAGACATACGCCTCAACGGAGCCACCGCCAGCCACGTCCTGGTGAGAGATAACGGCCTGGGCTACAGAGACTTGGACATCATATTCGGAGTAGAGCTGCCCAGGCAGGAGGACTTCCAGGTGATTAAGGAGGTGGTGCTGGGCAGCCTGCGGGACCTCCTCCCATGTGGGGTTAACAGACGGAAGATCACCTGCCTCACTATGAAGGAAGCATATGTGCAAAAGATGGTGAAAGTATTCAATGAGCACGACAGATGGAGCCTGATCTTGCTCTCCAACAACAGATCCAAGACGGTGGGGCTCAGATTCGTTAGCTCCCTCCGGAGGCAGTTTGAATTCAGCGTGGACTCCTTTCAAATAATACTAGATCGCATGCTGGAGTCTTACTGGGAGAGTGACaggagagaagaaggaaaactCCCCCTGAATGCCAGGAATTCATCAAAGAGGCACAgcagcaaagacaaaaacaagctaCAAGAACAATCAAGCAGTCGTCAAGATGTCAAAGAGAATGCTGAAAAAGATGGAGAGATGGCAACTAATTCAGGCCCTTCAAGCCCAGATGAAGCCGTTCCTCCATTTGAGCGTAAAGATGAAGATACGGATCATGCAGCTGGAAAGTATGAGGCAAAAGGACCTGAGGGAAACAGCCTACAGCAGGTGGAGGATGATGTGGGTGGCTCTGAGGGCGTCCATTCAGAGGAAGACATGTCAGGGGTGTTTGAGCTTTGTGAAGAAAGCACAGAACAAAAAGAACTGTTCGATGGTGATTATCCCTTGGAAGCATCGTCGAAAGCTTTTTTCCCCGATGCAAGAGATCCATTAATGACACGTCCATGTTTAAAACTGCAGACGACTGAAGAAGTGTCCATAATAAACACTGAACCATCAACGTCCGAAGAAATAGCTCATTTTGAAACAAGTACAAAGTTAGAGGTAAACATCATGAACTGCAAGATGGAAAACACCCCAACGCTACAAGATTCCCTCTGTGAATACTCCTTTCCTCCCCCGGCTAAAAAAACTTGCAGCACATCACAGGACATTGTGCCAGACTACTGCCCTTCTCCGAAACTGCAAAGGAAAATGTCACGGAAGCTGATCAGCCAGCCTGAAAAGTGGTCCTTACTCACGGATGTGTCAGACCTTACAACTCAGCTCTTTTCTCCAATAGAGGTAGTGAAACCTCTTCAGCCAAAACCCCCTGTACCTGATAGCGTAGACGTTCATGGCTCAAACGCTTTATGTCCTGAATCAGAACATTTTGAGGGTAAGGACACCCTTACTGTTCCTTCGTACAGTCCAGAACTTACACCTCAGGAAGGTGCAGGTTCGTCGGATTCCCCAGAACAAACCGTGAAGCCAAAACACCTCAAGAAGCCTCCTGATTTAAAGACTCAGAGAACCACGGTTTTAACGCCTCAAGTTGATGATCAAGGTCCTGAACGTCTTGACACTGTTCCAGATAGTGTCCCATGTGTCAGTGTAGAAAGTGAGCCTGTTATCACTGTTGAGGCAGAGTGCATGTACGGAGACTTTGAGCAAGCGATGGACCACCTTCGCCAACGCCTCATTGCCACCCACAACCCAGAGGAGATCCGTGGAGGGGGTCTGCTGAAGTACAGCGATCTGCTGGTGAGGAACTTCCAGCCAGCCAGCGAGACTGAAATCAAGTCCTTGGAGCGTTACATGTGCTCCCGCTTCTTTATCGACTTCCCTGACGTAAGCGAGCAGCAGCGTAAGATCGAGGCCTACTTGCAGTGCCACTTCATTGGCAGCGAGGAAGCGAGCAAGTACGACTACCTGATGACCCTGCGGCGCGTGATAGACGAAAGCACGGTGTGTTTGATGGGACATGAGAGGAGACAGACCCTCAATATGATCACTGTCCTTGCTTTGAAGGTTTTGGGGGAGCAGAACGCCATCCCCAACACGGCAAACGTTACTTGCTTTTATCAGCCAGCACCATACGTGTCAGAGCCAATTTACAACAGCTACTACATCCCTCAGGCCCAACCGCCACTTGTCTACCACCCGTACCCTCTGCATGTTCACATGCAGTCTGGCCTTGTTTAG